A portion of the Malania oleifera isolate guangnan ecotype guangnan chromosome 3, ASM2987363v1, whole genome shotgun sequence genome contains these proteins:
- the LOC131152051 gene encoding uncharacterized protein C6G9.01c — protein sequence MTGKSSSKMLTPPQEYPPVEQEKLSLTPKKPRNEIEEIFSSGKRKKAERGKDQKLVEDASKKPKKMKKKMKSKGVKDQGLSDPPSRPRKRTGDGLAVYTEEELGIGKADAGGTPLCPFDCSCCF from the coding sequence ATGACGGGGAAAAGTTCGTCAAAGATGCTTACTCCCCCGCAAGAGTATCCTCCTGTGGAACAAGAAAAACTCTCCCTCACACCCAAAAAGCCTCGTAATGAGATTGAAGAGATCTTCTCAAGTGGGAAGAGGAAGAAAGCTGAACGAGGAAAGGATCAAAAGCTTGTGGAAGATGCGAGTAAGAAACcaaaaaagatgaagaagaaaatgaagagtAAAGGGGTTAAAGATCAAGGGCTTTCGGACCCACCTTCTCGGCCTAGGAAGAGAACTGGGGACGGGCTTGCTGTTTACACAGAAGAGGAACTAGGTATTGGAAAGGCAGATGCTGGAGGTACCCCACTTTGTCCTTTTGATTGTTCTTGTTGCTTTTGA